A genome region from Haloimpatiens massiliensis includes the following:
- a CDS encoding ATP-dependent Clp protease ATP-binding subunit, whose product MMFGRFSERSQRVFMYAQEEAKNFRHGYVGTEHILLGILREEGVARKCLNDQGVTVENVRTLVNRYEGQGDMDFVQNEIPLTPRTKRLLEISLMEARNLNHNYISPEHMLIALIKEGEGVAFTILVNLNVDFNRLIKEIVQKLSGEQVSQNNNTSQNAGESTPTLDQYGIDLTNMAREGELDPVIGRDKETERVLEILCRRTKNNPCLIGDPGVGKTAIAEGLAQRIVQGNIPEILKDKRVVTLDLSSLIAGSKYRGEFEERLKNVMIDIKNSKNVILFIDEIHTIIGAGGAEGAIDASNILKPALARGEIQCIGATTIDEYRKHIEKDAALERRFQPVMVGEPTKEETILILRGLRDKYEAHHRVKITDDAIEAAVKLSDRYITDRYLPDKAIDLVDEAGAKVRIQNLTAPPDLKTMEEKLEKICKEKSDAINVQNFEKAANLRDEEKNLRDELENLKRNWKTKSEVGEGIVSSKQIAAVVAKWTNVPVEKLTETESDRLLKLEDILHKRVIGQEEAVKSVARAVRRARVGLKDPKRPIGSFIFLGPTGVGKTELSKALAEAMFGDERNIIRIDMSEYMEKHAVSRLIGSPPGYVGYEEGGQLTDKVRRHPYSVVLFDEIEKAHPDVFNIMLQILEDGRLTDGKGKTVNFRNTIIIMTSNAGASTIKRQKSLGFSVLEDERETEYENMKENIMQELKRTFRPEFLNRIDDIIVFHQLEEIHLRKIVGLMLTEVSKRLNEQNIKICFDENAENILAKKGFDSTYGARPLRREITKVVEDKLSEEMLKGNILKGDSVQVIENQGELVFMKK is encoded by the coding sequence ATGATGTTTGGTAGATTTTCGGAACGTTCCCAAAGAGTTTTTATGTATGCACAAGAAGAAGCAAAAAATTTTAGGCACGGATATGTAGGGACAGAACATATACTTTTGGGTATATTAAGAGAAGAAGGTGTTGCTAGAAAGTGCCTTAATGATCAAGGTGTTACAGTTGAAAATGTCAGGACCTTAGTTAATAGATACGAAGGACAAGGAGATATGGATTTTGTTCAAAATGAAATTCCATTAACTCCAAGAACCAAGAGACTTTTAGAAATAAGTTTAATGGAAGCTAGAAATTTAAATCATAATTATATAAGTCCAGAACATATGCTCATTGCATTAATAAAAGAAGGAGAAGGAGTAGCATTTACCATACTTGTAAATTTGAATGTAGACTTTAATAGACTTATAAAGGAAATAGTTCAGAAATTATCTGGGGAACAGGTATCTCAAAATAATAATACATCTCAAAATGCAGGTGAGAGTACACCTACTTTAGATCAGTATGGAATAGACTTAACAAATATGGCTAGAGAAGGTGAATTAGATCCGGTAATAGGAAGAGATAAGGAAACAGAAAGAGTTCTGGAAATTTTATGTAGAAGGACTAAGAATAATCCATGTTTAATTGGAGATCCAGGAGTTGGTAAAACTGCTATAGCAGAGGGGTTAGCTCAAAGGATTGTTCAAGGTAATATACCTGAAATTTTAAAAGATAAAAGAGTGGTTACCTTAGATTTATCATCTCTCATAGCTGGTTCTAAGTATAGAGGTGAATTTGAAGAAAGATTAAAAAATGTAATGATTGATATAAAAAATTCAAAAAATGTTATATTATTTATAGATGAGATTCATACCATAATAGGAGCAGGAGGAGCGGAAGGTGCTATAGATGCATCAAATATACTTAAGCCTGCTCTAGCAAGAGGAGAAATTCAGTGTATAGGAGCTACAACTATAGATGAATACAGAAAGCATATAGAAAAAGATGCAGCTCTTGAAAGAAGATTTCAGCCAGTAATGGTAGGAGAGCCTACTAAGGAAGAAACTATACTAATATTAAGAGGATTACGAGATAAATATGAAGCACATCACAGGGTAAAAATAACAGATGATGCTATAGAAGCTGCTGTAAAGCTATCAGATAGGTATATTACAGATAGATATTTACCAGATAAAGCTATAGATTTAGTTGATGAGGCAGGAGCAAAAGTTAGAATACAAAATCTAACTGCACCACCGGATTTAAAGACTATGGAAGAAAAGCTTGAAAAAATATGCAAGGAAAAATCAGATGCAATAAATGTTCAAAATTTTGAAAAGGCAGCAAACTTAAGGGATGAGGAGAAAAATTTAAGAGATGAATTAGAAAATTTAAAAAGAAATTGGAAAACTAAGAGCGAAGTTGGTGAAGGAATAGTTTCTTCAAAACAAATTGCCGCAGTGGTAGCTAAATGGACTAATGTACCAGTAGAAAAACTTACAGAAACAGAATCAGATAGGCTACTTAAATTGGAGGACATACTTCATAAGAGGGTTATTGGTCAAGAGGAAGCAGTAAAGTCTGTAGCTAGAGCTGTAAGAAGAGCAAGAGTTGGACTTAAAGATCCGAAAAGACCAATAGGTTCATTTATATTTTTAGGTCCTACAGGAGTGGGAAAAACAGAACTATCTAAGGCATTAGCAGAGGCTATGTTTGGAGATGAAAGAAATATTATAAGGATAGATATGTCTGAGTACATGGAAAAGCATGCAGTGTCTAGACTTATAGGATCTCCTCCAGGATATGTAGGATACGAAGAGGGAGGACAGCTAACAGATAAAGTTAGAAGACATCCATATTCAGTGGTGTTGTTTGATGAAATAGAAAAAGCACATCCGGATGTGTTTAATATAATGCTTCAAATATTGGAGGATGGAAGGCTTACAGATGGTAAAGGAAAAACTGTAAACTTTAGAAATACTATAATTATAATGACATCAAATGCAGGAGCATCTACTATTAAAAGACAGAAGTCTTTGGGATTTAGTGTTTTAGAAGATGAAAGAGAAACAGAGTACGAAAATATGAAAGAAAACATTATGCAAGAATTAAAAAGGACTTTTAGACCAGAATTCCTAAATAGAATAGATGACATAATTGTATTCCATCAACTTGAAGAGATACATTTAAGAAAAATAGTTGGATTGATGCTTACTGAAGTTTCTAAGAGACTTAATGAACAAAATATAAAAATATGTTTTGATGAAAATGCCGAAAATATACTTGCTAAAAAGGGATTTGATTCTACTTATGGGGCTAGACCTCTAAGACGAGAGATAACTAAAGTAGTAGAAGATAAGTTATCAGAAGAAATGTTGAAAGGAAATATTTTAAAGGGTGATAGCGTGCAGGTTATTGAAAATCAAGGGGAACTAGTATTTATGAAAAAATAA
- the opp4C gene encoding oligopeptide ABC transporter permease, translating to MKENEIVSPFKIVMRRLRKNKLAMVGMFILIFMILFSFVGPLFSSYGSDTMSLIDKYKAPTSAHILGTDEVGRDVLTRLMYGGRVSLLVGILAVIIEVVIGSILGAIAGYYGGKVDAVIMRIVDMFMCLPGLPILIMLAAVMSDLKIKPENRMYVIMFIIGFLGWPSLCRIVRGQILSLREQEFMQAAECLGLSDKRKMFVHLLPNTFASIIVSATLGIGGAILTESTLSFLGLGVTPPTPSWGQMVQKVNDMFTLKNRMWVWAPPGLCIFLTVMAINLFGDGLRDALDPKLKV from the coding sequence TTGAAAGAAAATGAAATAGTAAGTCCTTTTAAAATAGTTATGAGAAGGTTGAGAAAAAATAAATTAGCTATGGTAGGTATGTTTATACTTATATTCATGATATTATTCTCTTTTGTTGGGCCATTATTTTCTTCTTATGGCTCAGACACTATGAGTTTAATTGATAAGTACAAAGCACCAACAAGTGCACATATTTTGGGAACAGATGAAGTTGGAAGAGATGTTTTGACTAGACTCATGTATGGAGGAAGAGTTTCTTTATTGGTAGGAATATTGGCGGTAATAATTGAGGTTGTAATAGGAAGTATACTGGGAGCTATTGCGGGGTATTACGGTGGAAAAGTAGATGCAGTAATTATGAGAATAGTGGATATGTTTATGTGTTTACCAGGTCTTCCTATACTTATAATGCTTGCTGCGGTTATGTCTGATTTGAAAATAAAGCCTGAAAATAGAATGTATGTGATTATGTTTATAATAGGTTTTTTAGGATGGCCTTCACTTTGTCGTATAGTAAGGGGACAAATACTTTCTTTGAGGGAACAGGAATTCATGCAGGCAGCAGAGTGTTTAGGATTAAGTGATAAAAGAAAGATGTTTGTGCATTTATTACCTAATACTTTTGCATCTATAATAGTTTCTGCAACATTAGGAATAGGAGGAGCTATACTTACAGAGTCTACTTTAAGTTTTTTAGGACTAGGAGTGACCCCACCTACACCTTCCTGGGGACAAATGGTTCAAAAAGTAAATGATATGTTTACCTTAAAAAATAGAATGTGGGTTTGGGCTCCACCAGGTTTGTGTATATTTTTAACAGTTATGGCTATAAATTTATTTGGTGATGGCTTGAGAGATGCACTAGATCCTAAACTAAAGGTATAG
- a CDS encoding protein arginine kinase: MENWVKANNKIDDIVLSSRIRLARNLEGIPFPDKLEEADGKDVVNKIEDNFYSIYGEKEYKTIYLWNGDRVANSVYLEKHLISPKLLNNENKGAFIVSNDETVSIMMNEEDHLRIQCITGGLNLKETYETANMLDNKLEENMEFAFDEKLGYLTACPTNLGTGLRASVMIHLPALVMKNEIEQVFTAISHLGMTIRGLYGEGSKSEGNLFQVSNQITLGVSEQEIMTNLIAVVKQIINQENLAREKLLKKYNYEIQDKIYRALGILRSAVILENSECLKLLSFVRMGVETGIIKDIGKNTLNDLLISLQPASLQKNFQGSLSRKERDIQRAILVRSKL; the protein is encoded by the coding sequence ATGGAAAACTGGGTTAAAGCTAACAATAAAATAGATGATATTGTTTTAAGTAGCAGAATAAGATTAGCTAGAAATTTAGAAGGAATTCCATTTCCGGATAAACTAGAAGAAGCAGATGGCAAAGATGTAGTAAATAAAATAGAAGATAATTTTTATAGCATATATGGTGAAAAAGAATATAAAACTATATATTTGTGGAATGGTGACAGAGTAGCTAACAGTGTATATCTAGAAAAACATTTAATAAGTCCTAAACTTTTAAACAATGAGAATAAAGGAGCTTTTATAGTATCTAATGATGAAACAGTAAGTATTATGATGAATGAAGAAGATCATTTAAGGATACAATGTATAACTGGAGGATTGAATCTTAAAGAAACCTATGAAACGGCTAATATGTTAGATAATAAATTAGAAGAAAATATGGAATTTGCTTTTGATGAAAAATTGGGGTATTTAACAGCATGCCCTACAAATTTAGGAACTGGTTTAAGGGCTTCTGTTATGATACATTTACCTGCATTAGTTATGAAAAATGAAATTGAACAAGTATTTACAGCTATTTCTCACTTAGGTATGACTATAAGGGGATTGTATGGAGAAGGATCTAAATCAGAGGGGAACTTGTTTCAAGTGTCTAATCAAATAACACTAGGTGTAAGTGAACAAGAAATAATGACCAACTTAATTGCCGTGGTAAAACAAATAATAAACCAAGAGAATTTAGCTAGAGAAAAGTTATTAAAAAAGTATAATTATGAAATTCAGGATAAAATATATAGAGCTTTAGGAATACTACGCTCGGCGGTAATTCTAGAAAATAGTGAATGTTTAAAACTTTTATCATTTGTGAGAATGGGAGTAGAAACTGGAATAATAAAGGATATAGGAAAAAATACTCTTAATGATTTATTAATATCATTGCAGCCAGCTAGTTTACAAAAGAATTTTCAAGGAAGTTTATCTAGAAAAGAGAGGGATATACAGAGAGCGATTTTAGTAAGATCTAAGTTATAG
- a CDS encoding ABC transporter ATP-binding protein, giving the protein MEQSNDTLIKVENLKKYFPISGGFFQRTVGYVKAVDDVSFSIKKGETLGLVGESGCGKSTIGRTILRLWDKTDGKVHFKDVDVYKCNKHQLRKLRLKMQLIFQDPYSSLNPRLTVGEIVGEALRDHGICSKEEVIHRVSETLKICGLASYHIKRYPHEFSGGQRQRIGIARALILNPDFIVADEPVSALDVSIQAQIINLMQELQETLGFSYLFISHDLSVVKHISHRVGVMYLGTLVEMATKEELYKNPLHPYTKALLSAVPIPDPTLRRDRIILKGDIPSPANPPSGCKFHTRCPYAIKRCSEEMPEYREVDKEHFVACHLV; this is encoded by the coding sequence GTGGAACAAAGCAATGATACATTGATAAAGGTTGAAAACTTAAAAAAATATTTTCCTATAAGCGGGGGGTTTTTTCAAAGAACTGTAGGATATGTAAAAGCTGTAGATGATGTTAGTTTTAGTATAAAGAAAGGTGAAACTTTAGGTTTGGTAGGAGAGTCAGGCTGTGGTAAATCTACTATAGGTAGAACCATATTGAGACTGTGGGATAAAACAGATGGAAAGGTACATTTTAAGGATGTGGATGTATATAAATGCAATAAACATCAATTGAGAAAGTTAAGACTTAAGATGCAGCTTATATTCCAAGATCCATATAGTTCATTAAATCCTAGATTAACTGTTGGTGAGATAGTTGGAGAGGCTTTAAGGGATCATGGAATATGTTCTAAAGAAGAGGTTATTCATAGAGTATCTGAAACTTTAAAAATTTGTGGACTTGCTTCATATCATATAAAAAGATATCCTCATGAATTTTCTGGAGGACAAAGACAGAGAATAGGTATAGCTAGAGCACTTATTTTGAATCCAGATTTTATAGTGGCAGATGAACCAGTTTCCGCATTAGACGTGTCAATACAAGCGCAAATTATAAATTTAATGCAAGAGCTTCAAGAAACTTTGGGATTTTCATATTTATTTATTTCTCATGATTTAAGTGTAGTTAAGCATATATCCCATAGAGTGGGAGTTATGTATTTGGGAACTTTAGTAGAAATGGCTACAAAAGAGGAGTTATACAAAAATCCATTACATCCATATACTAAGGCTTTATTATCAGCAGTTCCAATACCAGATCCTACTTTGAGAAGAGATAGAATAATATTAAAGGGAGATATACCAAGTCCTGCAAATCCACCTTCAGGGTGTAAGTTTCATACTAGATGTCCCTATGCTATTAAAAGATGTTCAGAAGAAATGCCAGAATATAGAGAAGTTGACAAAGAGCATTTTGTGGCTTGTCACTTAGTATAA
- a CDS encoding UvrB/UvrC motif-containing protein produces MLCSVCNKKEATVHISRIINGHKEELYLCEDCAKNTEGLNINLELEPEFNLASPFTFQSILSGIMDYMNKNSNSSLEQPKEYRCEHCGTTYSEFKEKGLLGCSYCYKNFGNTLNSVIRRVQGNVEHIGKIPKTAGKDILKKKVILDLKEKLQKAVAAEEYEKAAELRDRIREVEK; encoded by the coding sequence GTGTTATGTAGTGTATGTAATAAGAAAGAAGCAACAGTGCACATTTCAAGGATAATAAACGGACATAAGGAAGAATTATATTTATGTGAGGATTGTGCTAAAAATACAGAAGGACTAAATATAAATTTAGAATTAGAGCCGGAATTTAATTTAGCATCTCCTTTTACTTTTCAAAGTATATTGAGTGGCATAATGGATTACATGAACAAAAATAGTAATAGTAGTTTAGAGCAGCCAAAGGAATATAGATGTGAGCATTGTGGTACTACTTATAGTGAATTTAAAGAAAAGGGGTTGCTTGGATGTAGTTATTGTTATAAGAATTTTGGTAACACATTAAATTCAGTGATAAGAAGAGTTCAAGGAAATGTTGAGCATATAGGAAAAATACCTAAAACAGCTGGTAAGGACATATTAAAAAAGAAAGTAATTTTAGATTTAAAGGAAAAATTACAAAAAGCAGTAGCTGCAGAAGAGTATGAAAAAGCTGCTGAACTTAGGGATAGAATAAGAGAAGTAGAGAAATAA
- a CDS encoding ABC transporter permease — MKNYVLRRVLQMIPILLGASLLIFLLIHLAPGDPLTGKIDPRMSLKAKQELRRQEGLDKPTIVQYGVWLKKALKGDWGKSFYYKQPVGKVMNTYIWNSFKLSIVSFILAIIISIPIGVISATKQYSGFDYFFTIFALFGISMPSFFFGELLMKWLAVDIHIFPVAGMYTAGNDAVGMAKFLDGMRHMALPLIVLTLGSLAGFMRYTRSSMLEVIRQDYIRTARAKGLKEKVVIYRHALRNAMIPVITLLGFWLPALFSGAIVTESIFGWPGIGPVELNAVSGRDYPLLMGINMLLALLVLLGNLLADIIYAAVDPRIRYK; from the coding sequence ATGAAAAATTATGTTTTAAGGAGAGTTCTTCAGATGATACCTATTCTTTTGGGGGCTTCTTTGCTTATATTTTTACTTATTCATCTAGCACCTGGGGACCCATTAACAGGTAAAATAGATCCTCGAATGAGTTTGAAGGCAAAGCAAGAATTAAGAAGACAGGAGGGCCTAGATAAGCCAACTATAGTACAATATGGAGTTTGGCTTAAAAAAGCACTTAAAGGTGATTGGGGAAAATCTTTTTATTATAAACAACCAGTAGGGAAAGTAATGAATACATATATATGGAATTCATTTAAACTTTCTATAGTATCGTTTATTCTTGCCATAATCATTTCTATTCCTATAGGGGTAATCTCTGCTACAAAACAATATTCGGGTTTTGACTATTTTTTCACTATATTTGCACTGTTTGGGATATCAATGCCTTCATTTTTCTTTGGCGAATTATTAATGAAGTGGCTGGCAGTGGATATTCATATTTTTCCAGTAGCTGGTATGTATACTGCAGGAAATGATGCGGTTGGTATGGCAAAATTTTTAGATGGAATGAGGCATATGGCGTTACCTCTTATAGTATTAACCCTAGGAAGCTTGGCAGGGTTTATGAGATATACCAGATCAAGTATGCTAGAAGTTATAAGACAAGACTATATAAGAACGGCTAGGGCAAAAGGCCTTAAAGAAAAGGTTGTAATATATAGACATGCACTTAGAAATGCAATGATTCCTGTTATTACATTACTTGGATTTTGGCTTCCAGCTTTATTCAGTGGAGCAATAGTAACTGAGTCAATATTCGGATGGCCAGGTATAGGACCAGTGGAATTAAATGCAGTAAGTGGAAGAGACTATCCATTATTAATGGGTATAAATATGCTGCTAGCGTTACTAGTTCTATTAGGAAATCTGTTAGCGGATATAATTTATGCAGCAGTAGATCCAAGAATAAGGTATAAATAG
- a CDS encoding CtsR family transcriptional regulator — MARLSDIIEEFIKDMMKENQEEELEIVRNELANYFSCAPSQINYVLTTRFTTDKGYYIESRRGGGGCIRIRRIQVQNYKPLFSIINEKIGNNITYDTGVKIIEGLYEAGYITEKESNIMKAAINERALSNNTQDRNTLRADILKSMITVILL; from the coding sequence ATGGCAAGACTATCCGATATTATAGAGGAATTTATAAAAGATATGATGAAAGAAAATCAAGAGGAAGAATTAGAAATAGTAAGAAATGAATTAGCTAATTACTTTAGTTGTGCACCTTCTCAAATAAATTATGTTTTAACTACAAGATTTACCACGGATAAAGGCTACTATATAGAAAGTAGAAGAGGTGGAGGAGGATGTATTAGAATTAGAAGGATTCAAGTTCAAAATTATAAGCCTTTGTTTAGTATCATAAATGAAAAAATTGGAAATAATATTACTTATGATACTGGGGTAAAAATAATAGAAGGCTTATATGAAGCTGGATATATAACTGAAAAGGAAAGTAATATAATGAAGGCTGCTATAAATGAAAGGGCCTTATCAAATAATACACAGGATAGAAATACTTTAAGGGCAGATATATTAAAATCTATGATAACAGTTATATTATTATAG
- a CDS encoding ABC transporter ATP-binding protein, protein MDNTDLVEIKNLKTYFKTEDGIVKAVDDVSFKIKKGETLGLVGESGCGKSVAAMSLMRLIPNPPGKIMGGEMHFEDKNILELNDEDMRNIRGNDIAVIFQEPMTSLNPVLTIGYQINETIILHQKLDKEKAKKRSIEMLKLVGIPRAEEVFQCYPHELSGGMRQRAMIAMALSCNPKLLIADEPTTALDVTIQAQILQLMKDLKDKIGASIMLITHDLGVIAEMADYVVVMYAGKVVEKAPVVELFKNPKHPYTIGLLNSKPALNKEQDKLYSIPGQVPNPIGMPEYCYFYERCNKACEDCKKGIPSLIDKGNRHEVACWLYEKEVE, encoded by the coding sequence GTGGATAATACTGATTTAGTGGAAATAAAAAATTTAAAAACATATTTTAAAACAGAAGATGGAATTGTGAAAGCAGTGGATGACGTAAGTTTTAAAATTAAAAAAGGAGAAACTTTAGGATTGGTAGGTGAATCGGGATGCGGAAAAAGTGTTGCAGCTATGTCTCTTATGAGACTTATACCTAATCCTCCGGGGAAAATTATGGGTGGAGAAATGCATTTTGAAGATAAAAATATTTTAGAGTTAAACGATGAAGATATGAGAAATATAAGGGGAAATGATATCGCTGTAATTTTTCAAGAACCTATGACCTCTTTAAATCCTGTACTCACTATAGGATATCAAATAAATGAGACTATAATACTTCACCAAAAATTAGATAAGGAAAAGGCTAAAAAGCGATCTATTGAAATGTTGAAATTAGTAGGAATACCTAGAGCAGAAGAGGTGTTTCAGTGCTACCCTCATGAATTAAGTGGAGGAATGAGGCAAAGAGCGATGATAGCTATGGCACTTTCCTGTAATCCTAAACTTCTAATTGCAGATGAACCAACTACTGCATTGGATGTTACTATTCAAGCTCAAATTTTGCAATTAATGAAGGATTTAAAAGATAAAATAGGAGCATCTATAATGCTTATAACTCATGATTTAGGTGTCATTGCTGAAATGGCAGATTATGTTGTAGTTATGTATGCTGGGAAAGTAGTGGAAAAGGCACCAGTAGTGGAATTATTTAAGAATCCTAAGCATCCGTATACCATAGGACTTTTAAACTCAAAACCTGCATTAAATAAAGAACAGGACAAACTTTATTCTATTCCAGGGCAAGTGCCTAATCCTATAGGTATGCCTGAGTATTGTTATTTTTATGAGAGATGTAATAAAGCTTGTGAGGATTGTAAAAAAGGAATACCTTCTTTAATAGATAAAGGGAATAGACATGAAGTAGCTTGTTGGCTTTATGAAAAGGAGGTGGAGTAA